In Apis mellifera strain DH4 linkage group LG3, Amel_HAv3.1, whole genome shotgun sequence, one DNA window encodes the following:
- the LOC410007 gene encoding putative phospholipase B-like lamina ancestor isoform X1 has translation MLKVVGASWLQTRISTYILVAVALLGIGAIILGEFGHVEQDGIYSATVLWNRKGGYRIDFWGQGNDLTAVPLHAARAYYKTGIFEYGWSYIEIETSSKYPDTVQAYAAGLLEGSLTWQLIHHHWYNTIRLECEAKPIECRKLMRYLRDNTAVNRKRAELKESTDSFWHMVRLFYAQLDGLEAGWKFAVRRSRVSASLESEDFLWLALASDLCGFQQIFNISDSLVSSMIYFKSLPRENSGPLIAISHHTSASYTQMLRLLKKYTFGYHILPVTKTAALIPSRSIVMSSYPGALSSRDEFYLINGENRELVVTGTSLLMTNRTEWSFLYPDDYVMLTVRLMAANRLATNSQSWFNTLSYQNDGASALQWIIFEPRSMTLLLVEQLPSITVPINYTEEFKKIGFISYIGISNFKSTNNIVQPAKKNLNLWKTRLTRLQKNITTFEQFRNMMRGCSQEGCSAVNQKTDYLQELMFRGDLEDVPIPYGIIDTKILTVDIDGFKGFEAISGPSQSRTPFKWSQSFPNISHVGHPDTFNFESVTPKWVWI, from the exons ATGCTGAAGGTAGTAGGAGCTTCCTGGCTGCAGACACGCATCTCTACTTACATTCTCGTTGCAGTAGCTTTGCTAGGAATTGGAGCCATAATTCTTGGTGAATTTGGACA TGTCGAACAAGATGGTATCTATTCAGCTACTGTATTATGGAACCGTAAAGGAGGATATCGTATTGACTTCTGGGGCCAAGGCAATGATCTAACTGCTGTGCCATTACATGCAGCTCGAGCTTATTATAAAACTGGAATCTTCGAATATGG atggtCCTATATCGAAATAGAAACATCGTCAAAATATCCAGACACTGTACAAGCTTATGCTGCCGGACTTTTAGAAGGTAGTCTTACCTGGCAATTGATTCATCATCATTGGTACAATACTATAAGATTAGAATGCGAAGCAAAACCTATCGAATGCCGAAAGTTAATGCGATATCTTCGAGATAACACTGCCGTTAATCGTAAACGCGCTGAACTGAAGGAATCTACTGATTCTTTTTGGCATATG GTACGATTATTTTACGCTCAATTAGATGGTTTAGAAGCTGGTTGGAAATTTGCTGTACGTCGAAGTCGTGTGTCGGCCTCATTAGAATCAGAAGATTTTCTCTGGCTTGCCTTGGCTTCTGATTTATGTGGTTTCcaacaaatattcaatatttctgaCTCCTTAGTAAGTTCCATGATCTACTTCAAATCGCTTCCAAGAGAAAATTCAGGACCATTAATTGCAATTAGTCATCATACATCAGCATC atATACTCAGATGTTaagacttttaaaaaaatatacatttggtTATCATATACTACCTGTAACAAAAACTGCTGCATTAATTCCTAGTCGATCGATTGTGATGTCATCTTATCCCGGAGCATTGTCATCCCGAGatgaattctatttaataaatggaGAAAATCGTGAATTGGTTGTTACCGGAACATCTTTATTAATGACAAATCGAACTGAATGGAGTTTTTTATATCCAGATGATTat gtaATGCTAACTGTAAGATTAATGGCGGCAAATCGATTAGCAACAAACAGTCAATCTTGGTTTAATACATTGTCTTATCAAAATGACGGTGCTTCTGCACTTCAATGGATAATCTTCGAACCACGTTCCATGACATTATTATTAGTGGAACAATTACCAAGCATTACTGTTCCTATAAATTACACTGAAGAGTTCAAGAAAATCggttttatatcttatattggtatatcaaattttaaaagtactaACAATATCGTACAACCTgccaaaaagaatttaaatctcTGGAAAACTCGTTTAACGCGTTTACAAAAGAACATCACTACATTTGAGCAATTTCGAAACATGATGCGTGGATGCAGCCAGGAAGGTTGCTCTGCTGTAAACCAAAAGACAGATTATTTGCAGGAATTAATGTTTCGTGGAGATTTAGAGGATGTGCCTATACCATACGGTATTATAGATACAAAGATTTTAACAGTCGATATAGATGGTTTCAAAGGTTTCGAAGCTATTTCTGGACCATCACAATCTCGAACACCATTCAAGTGGTCACAAAGTTTTCCCAATATTTCACATGTAGGACATCCAGATACTTTCAATTTCGAAAGTGTTACACCAAAATGGGTTTggatttaa
- the LOC410007 gene encoding putative phospholipase B-like lamina ancestor isoform X2, producing MLKVVGASWLQTRISTYILVAVALLGIGAIILGEFGHVEQDGIYSATVLWNRKGGYRIDFWGQGNDLTAVPLHAARAYYKTGIFEYGWSYIEIETSSKYPDTVQAYAAGLLEGSLTWQLIHHHWYNTIRLECEAKPIECRKLMRYLRDNTAVNRKRAELKESTDSFWHMVRLFYAQLDGLEAGWKFAVRRSRVSASLESEDFLWLALASDLCGFQQIFNISDSLVSSMIYFKSLPRENSGPLIAISHHTSASRSIVMSSYPGALSSRDEFYLINGENRELVVTGTSLLMTNRTEWSFLYPDDYVMLTVRLMAANRLATNSQSWFNTLSYQNDGASALQWIIFEPRSMTLLLVEQLPSITVPINYTEEFKKIGFISYIGISNFKSTNNIVQPAKKNLNLWKTRLTRLQKNITTFEQFRNMMRGCSQEGCSAVNQKTDYLQELMFRGDLEDVPIPYGIIDTKILTVDIDGFKGFEAISGPSQSRTPFKWSQSFPNISHVGHPDTFNFESVTPKWVWI from the exons ATGCTGAAGGTAGTAGGAGCTTCCTGGCTGCAGACACGCATCTCTACTTACATTCTCGTTGCAGTAGCTTTGCTAGGAATTGGAGCCATAATTCTTGGTGAATTTGGACA TGTCGAACAAGATGGTATCTATTCAGCTACTGTATTATGGAACCGTAAAGGAGGATATCGTATTGACTTCTGGGGCCAAGGCAATGATCTAACTGCTGTGCCATTACATGCAGCTCGAGCTTATTATAAAACTGGAATCTTCGAATATGG atggtCCTATATCGAAATAGAAACATCGTCAAAATATCCAGACACTGTACAAGCTTATGCTGCCGGACTTTTAGAAGGTAGTCTTACCTGGCAATTGATTCATCATCATTGGTACAATACTATAAGATTAGAATGCGAAGCAAAACCTATCGAATGCCGAAAGTTAATGCGATATCTTCGAGATAACACTGCCGTTAATCGTAAACGCGCTGAACTGAAGGAATCTACTGATTCTTTTTGGCATATG GTACGATTATTTTACGCTCAATTAGATGGTTTAGAAGCTGGTTGGAAATTTGCTGTACGTCGAAGTCGTGTGTCGGCCTCATTAGAATCAGAAGATTTTCTCTGGCTTGCCTTGGCTTCTGATTTATGTGGTTTCcaacaaatattcaatatttctgaCTCCTTAGTAAGTTCCATGATCTACTTCAAATCGCTTCCAAGAGAAAATTCAGGACCATTAATTGCAATTAGTCATCATACATCAGCATC TCGATCGATTGTGATGTCATCTTATCCCGGAGCATTGTCATCCCGAGatgaattctatttaataaatggaGAAAATCGTGAATTGGTTGTTACCGGAACATCTTTATTAATGACAAATCGAACTGAATGGAGTTTTTTATATCCAGATGATTat gtaATGCTAACTGTAAGATTAATGGCGGCAAATCGATTAGCAACAAACAGTCAATCTTGGTTTAATACATTGTCTTATCAAAATGACGGTGCTTCTGCACTTCAATGGATAATCTTCGAACCACGTTCCATGACATTATTATTAGTGGAACAATTACCAAGCATTACTGTTCCTATAAATTACACTGAAGAGTTCAAGAAAATCggttttatatcttatattggtatatcaaattttaaaagtactaACAATATCGTACAACCTgccaaaaagaatttaaatctcTGGAAAACTCGTTTAACGCGTTTACAAAAGAACATCACTACATTTGAGCAATTTCGAAACATGATGCGTGGATGCAGCCAGGAAGGTTGCTCTGCTGTAAACCAAAAGACAGATTATTTGCAGGAATTAATGTTTCGTGGAGATTTAGAGGATGTGCCTATACCATACGGTATTATAGATACAAAGATTTTAACAGTCGATATAGATGGTTTCAAAGGTTTCGAAGCTATTTCTGGACCATCACAATCTCGAACACCATTCAAGTGGTCACAAAGTTTTCCCAATATTTCACATGTAGGACATCCAGATACTTTCAATTTCGAAAGTGTTACACCAAAATGGGTTTggatttaa